A window of Kineococcus sp. NBC_00420 genomic DNA:
CCCCGGTTGCGCGACGGTCTCGACGTGGCCCGGGTCCCCCCGGGTGAGGGGTACGCCGAGTGGTCGCGGCGCTACGACGTCCCCAACACCGCCTTCGGCGACGCCGATGTGATCCTACCCTGGCTCGACGACCTCGCTCCGGGAGACGCCCTCGACCTGGCCTGCGGGACGGGCCGCTGGTGCGCCGAGCTGGCGACCCGCGGACACCGGGTCACCGGCGTGGACGGTTCCCCGGAGATGCTGGCGCTGGCCGGGGTCGCAGGAGTCGAGTTCCTCCCGGGCGACCTGCATGCGGTCCCGGTGGGCGACGCCTCGTCCGACGTGGTGGTCTGCGCCCTGGCCCTCTCCCACGTCCCCGACCTCTCCCCGGTCTTCGCGGAGTTCGCCCGCGTCCTGCGCCCCGGGGGGACCCTCGTCGTCTCCGACGTCCACCCCGACCGGATCCGCCGGGGCTCGATCCCGTCCTCCCCCGGCCCCCGGGGGGAGGCGCGGCGCATCGAGGGTTTCGTGCACCCCGTCGGCACCCAGCTGCGCGCCGCGCTCTCCGCCGGGTTGCGGGTGCTCGACTGCGTCGAACCCGTACCGTCCGGGTCCACGGCCGGTCGACCCGGCCAGGACGGTCCGGGGACCTGGAACGAGTGGCCGTGGTCGCTGGAGGCGCTCGTCCCCGAGGCGAGCGACGCCGCCTACCTCGGGCAGCCCGCGCTGGTGGTGTGGCGGTTCACCCGGTGAGCGCCCGCAGCTGCGCGATCCACTCCCGGCCGAGTTCCCGCCCGTTCGGCAGCTCGTCGTCGCGGTCCCAGCGCCACGTCGTGACGATGGCGAGCACCAGCGCCCGGCAGTCCCGGAGCAGCTCGGGGTCGAGGCCCGGGTAGTGGTCGGCGACGTCGTCGGGCGCGTGGGCGAGGTCGAACTCGACCGGTCCGCGACAGCACGTCTCCAGGTCGACGAACCGTGGTCCCGACTCCGTGGCCAGCACGTTCCCCTCGTGCGGCTCCCCGTGGATCACCTGCTCGGGGCCGCGGCCGGCGACGTCGCGCAACCGGGTGAGGATGGCCGCCAGGAACGTGCGGTCGACCTCGGGGACCTCCGGTGTGCGGTCCCGGTCGGCGAGCAGTCGAGACGCCCGGTCGACCCGTTCGGTGACGTGCGGCACGGCGGTGTACGGCAGGGCGAGCCCTCGCAGGTCCTCGTGCAGTCGCCGCAGCGCCCGGGCGTACTCCCCGGCCGAGAGAGGGTGTTCCCGGACGGGGTGGAACTCCCAGAGGGTGACGCCGAACCCGTTCCGGGCGTGGACGCGCGGTCGCACCCGGGGGTCGAGCGCCACCGCGGGGCTCCCGACGGCCGCCAGTCGCCGGGCGAGGTCGACCTCGAAGGCCAGGATCCCGTCGGACTCCGGGGCGACCCGGGCCAGGACGTCGGCGGGCAGCAACCGCAGCGTGAGCTTGTTCGAGTTCTGGAGGACGACGACGTCGCCGACCTCCAGGCCCTCGGACCCGGCGACCGCCGACGCCGCACGCACGGCGTCGGCCGTCTCCGCCGGCTGCATCACGTCACCTCGGACCCGTTGGGGAGCAACCGGTCTCCGTGCTCAGAGTTCCGCGAGACGCGGGACGACGGCGTCGCCGAACGACTTCACGATGCCCGGTTCGTAGGTTCCGTACATCCCACCGTGCAGGTGGGTCACGCCCAGCGCGGCGTACCTCTGTGCGCTCTCGAAGAACCCGTCCAGGTCGTTCGGGGTGAACGGGGCCATGACGGTCTTCTCGATCGTGTCGTAGTCGCGGCCGAGGTCGTCGCAGTGCCGTTTCAGGACGTCCAGCTTGTGCGCCACGTCGTCGCCGCCGAAGAGGTTGCACGCGTCCCCGTACTGCGCCACGAGGCGCAACGTCTTCTTCTC
This region includes:
- a CDS encoding class I SAM-dependent methyltransferase, which translates into the protein MADAVHEHPLAVLLGIEGLALQRATTGHGRHGREFVERRLAEVRRLLDDPRLRDGLDVARVPPGEGYAEWSRRYDVPNTAFGDADVILPWLDDLAPGDALDLACGTGRWCAELATRGHRVTGVDGSPEMLALAGVAGVEFLPGDLHAVPVGDASSDVVVCALALSHVPDLSPVFAEFARVLRPGGTLVVSDVHPDRIRRGSIPSSPGPRGEARRIEGFVHPVGTQLRAALSAGLRVLDCVEPVPSGSTAGRPGQDGPGTWNEWPWSLEALVPEASDAAYLGQPALVVWRFTR
- a CDS encoding phosphotransferase enzyme family protein, whose amino-acid sequence is MQPAETADAVRAASAVAGSEGLEVGDVVVLQNSNKLTLRLLPADVLARVAPESDGILAFEVDLARRLAAVGSPAVALDPRVRPRVHARNGFGVTLWEFHPVREHPLSAGEYARALRRLHEDLRGLALPYTAVPHVTERVDRASRLLADRDRTPEVPEVDRTFLAAILTRLRDVAGRGPEQVIHGEPHEGNVLATESGPRFVDLETCCRGPVEFDLAHAPDDVADHYPGLDPELLRDCRALVLAIVTTWRWDRDDELPNGRELGREWIAQLRALTG